The following are encoded together in the Xanthobacter autotrophicus Py2 genome:
- a CDS encoding type III restriction protein res subunit (PFAM: type III restriction protein res subunit~KEGG: tvo:TVN1475 type III restriction-modification enzyme, helicase subunit), which produces MASINDLSLARGLTAKVEEACAGLENGEAPILGQVSEITAELLKWWFQAEFQETRRFNFHPGQRQALLNVIYAHEVLGVSTLQDLYQAAAPEVMLASTRDSEAIRAPKNAYPKYCLKMATGTGKTWVLQAVMIWQVLNANRAPDDPRFTKNFLVVAPGLIVYDRLLDAFMGKERDGKRDFSISDLAVFQELFIPEAYRDEVFRFVQGAVCPKEDIGRKVTAGGIIAIANWHVLSEEGESPEDEDIQAPGETADPKAVVQSILPLTPGTSKGNDLNVLNRRYERGGILAYLKDLPSLAVFNDEAHHIHEFKREGEVTEVEWQKSLSLIAEPKGRRFVQVDFSATPYNEVGNGRNSRKSYFPHIVVDFDLKTAMRAGLVKSLVLDKRSEIGALNHDELDFKADRDENGNPVLSEGQRIMLRAGLTKLRKLETDFAGLDPEKHPKMLVVCEDTTVTPLVAEFMQLEGLSDDEVLRVDSNRKGELKAEEWKVLRERLFDVDRHLSPRVIVSVLMLREGFDVNNICVIVPLRASSAGILLEQTIGRGLRLMWRGNEYDDIKRENRQLIRSGRTPTNMIDILSIVEHPAFQSFYDELIQEGLAAEADDEDDKTTSGTGDLISVGLRPGFEDFDFAIPFILREQVEELEDTHIDPAALASFGAFTLEQLKNQLGHGERFHSEDVQARTRFGDYRVHGGVMTATGYNDYLARITRRITEAVTLTDTTSSSKAFANASKFPYIQINRAELAEGIDTFIRRHLFGRELDPLSDENWRVLLIDPVTEHVIKVWARAILEAEDSVIVADAEVAHRRLSEVPKLAMRESASLAVGKAIYLRLPYPARNGGLELAFMETCERDASVEAFCKINEQKHTFARLRYIKEDGLPAFYSPDFFVRAGGAVYLVETKAQGQLTSPNVLRKRKAAVAWCDRINGLPPEARGGAEWHYVLLGEANFYGWRDKGGSIAELLAYARLRPIEDRGQAKFAF; this is translated from the coding sequence ATGGCGAGCATCAACGATCTTTCGCTGGCCCGTGGACTGACGGCCAAGGTCGAAGAGGCCTGCGCCGGGCTTGAAAATGGCGAGGCCCCGATCCTCGGCCAGGTTTCGGAGATCACGGCCGAACTGCTGAAATGGTGGTTTCAGGCGGAGTTTCAGGAGACCCGGCGGTTCAATTTCCACCCCGGTCAGCGTCAGGCCTTGCTAAACGTGATCTACGCACATGAGGTGCTTGGCGTCTCGACGCTGCAAGACCTTTATCAGGCGGCCGCGCCAGAGGTGATGCTGGCGAGTACGCGGGATTCCGAGGCGATCCGCGCGCCGAAGAACGCCTATCCGAAATACTGCCTGAAAATGGCGACCGGCACCGGCAAGACCTGGGTGCTGCAAGCGGTCATGATCTGGCAGGTGCTCAACGCCAACCGCGCGCCGGACGATCCCCGGTTCACGAAAAACTTCCTCGTCGTGGCCCCCGGCCTGATCGTCTATGATCGGCTGCTCGACGCCTTCATGGGGAAGGAGCGCGACGGCAAGCGAGACTTCTCGATCTCGGATCTTGCGGTCTTCCAGGAGCTGTTCATCCCGGAGGCCTATCGGGACGAGGTGTTTCGCTTCGTGCAGGGCGCGGTCTGCCCGAAAGAGGACATCGGGCGGAAGGTCACGGCCGGCGGCATCATCGCCATCGCCAATTGGCATGTGCTGTCGGAGGAGGGCGAGTCCCCGGAAGACGAAGACATACAAGCACCTGGCGAAACGGCCGATCCCAAGGCCGTGGTGCAAAGCATCCTGCCGCTCACGCCGGGCACGAGCAAAGGCAATGACCTGAACGTGCTGAACCGCCGCTACGAGCGCGGCGGTATCCTCGCCTACCTCAAGGATTTGCCCTCGCTCGCAGTGTTCAACGACGAAGCGCACCATATCCACGAGTTCAAGCGGGAAGGAGAGGTAACGGAGGTCGAATGGCAGAAGAGCCTCAGCCTGATCGCAGAGCCGAAGGGCCGCCGGTTCGTCCAGGTGGACTTCTCGGCGACGCCCTATAACGAGGTCGGCAACGGCAGGAACAGCCGGAAATCCTACTTCCCGCATATCGTCGTCGATTTCGACCTGAAAACGGCGATGCGGGCCGGTCTCGTTAAGTCCCTTGTCCTAGATAAACGCTCGGAAATCGGCGCGCTCAACCATGACGAGCTGGATTTCAAGGCGGACCGGGACGAAAACGGCAATCCGGTCTTGTCCGAAGGCCAGCGGATTATGCTCCGCGCCGGCCTCACCAAGCTCCGCAAGCTGGAAACGGATTTCGCCGGGCTCGATCCCGAGAAGCATCCGAAGATGCTGGTCGTTTGCGAGGATACGACGGTTACGCCGCTCGTCGCCGAGTTCATGCAGCTCGAAGGCCTTTCAGACGATGAGGTGCTGCGCGTCGATTCCAACCGCAAGGGCGAGCTGAAGGCCGAGGAATGGAAGGTGCTGCGCGAGCGGCTGTTCGACGTAGACCGGCACCTGTCCCCGCGCGTCATCGTGAGCGTGCTCATGCTGCGCGAGGGCTTCGACGTGAACAATATCTGCGTCATCGTCCCGCTACGCGCGTCGAGCGCCGGCATCCTGCTCGAACAGACGATCGGAAGGGGCCTGCGCCTCATGTGGCGCGGCAACGAATATGACGACATCAAGCGGGAGAACCGCCAGCTCATTCGCTCCGGCCGGACGCCCACTAACATGATCGACATTCTCTCGATCGTCGAGCATCCGGCTTTCCAGAGCTTTTATGACGAGCTGATCCAGGAAGGCCTTGCGGCGGAAGCCGACGACGAGGACGACAAGACTACCAGCGGGACGGGCGATTTGATCTCGGTCGGGCTGCGCCCCGGTTTCGAGGATTTCGATTTCGCTATTCCCTTCATTCTGCGCGAACAGGTCGAAGAGTTGGAAGATACCCATATCGACCCGGCCGCTCTCGCGTCCTTCGGGGCTTTCACCCTCGAACAGCTCAAGAACCAGCTCGGTCACGGCGAGCGGTTCCATTCCGAGGATGTGCAGGCCCGGACGCGCTTTGGGGACTACCGGGTGCATGGCGGTGTCATGACTGCTACAGGCTACAACGACTATCTAGCGCGGATCACGCGCCGGATCACCGAAGCCGTCACGCTGACCGACACCACGTCCAGCTCGAAGGCCTTCGCCAACGCGAGCAAGTTCCCCTATATTCAGATCAACAGGGCCGAGCTGGCCGAGGGAATAGACACCTTCATCCGCCGGCACCTCTTCGGCCGCGAGCTGGACCCACTGTCCGACGAAAACTGGCGCGTGTTGTTGATCGACCCGGTGACGGAGCACGTCATTAAGGTCTGGGCGCGGGCCATTCTCGAAGCCGAGGACAGCGTGATCGTGGCGGACGCCGAGGTCGCACACCGCCGCCTGTCAGAAGTGCCCAAGCTCGCCATGCGCGAAAGCGCCTCGCTCGCGGTTGGGAAGGCGATCTACCTGCGGCTGCCCTATCCCGCGCGGAACGGCGGCCTCGAACTCGCTTTCATGGAAACATGCGAGCGGGACGCAAGCGTCGAGGCCTTCTGCAAGATCAACGAGCAGAAGCATACCTTCGCGCGGCTGCGCTACATCAAGGAGGACGGGCTGCCCGCCTTCTATTCGCCGGACTTCTTCGTCCGGGCCGGCGGCGCGGTCTACCTTGTGGAAACCAAGGCGCAGGGCCAGCTCACCAGCCCGAACGTGCTGCGGAAGCGGAAAGCGGCCGTGGCGTGGTGCGACCGGATCAATGGGTTGCCGCCCGAGGCGCGTGGTGGGGCGGAATGGCATTACGTCCTGCTCGGTGAAGCCAACTTCTACGGGTGGCGGGACAAGGGCGGTTCGATCGCGGAACTGTTGGCCTATGCCCGGCTGCGGCCGATCGAGGACCGGGGCCAGGCGAAATTCGCATTCTAG
- a CDS encoding DNA methylase N-4/N-6 domain protein (PFAM: DNA methylase N-4/N-6 domain protein~KEGG: tvo:TVN1476 adenine specific DNA methylase (Mod-related)), which translates to MKSLLDQLPAIVADGKKEAERVMERAESNYRLGLQTRELVVPSKDSKWQDLFREKRGIAGDVNLDEGSALIYGDNLLAMAALIAGGSRNETLRNKIDFIYIDPPFDSKADYRTKIVLPDSEIEQNPSILEQFAYSDTWADGTASYLQMITPRLSLMRELLSDVGSIYIHIDRSVGPYVKVIADEIFGRYNFENEIIWRRTTSRGGSEYYNHVHDNILFYTKNGCGIWNQQYTPYTDGYIDGMFRKVDDRGRRYRESPLTAPGRRDGDSGRPWKGVDPNQMGKGRHWAVPGFLRHLISAEAQCSVQRSLDELEVQGRIVWAKDGAGRPNVVQYVDDLPGVELQSMWTDIGLEAGPEYDTRKPERLIERLIVSSTNADSIVADFFVGSGTTAAVAERLGRRWIASDLGKPACMITRKRLIDQDAKPFLYQHIGDYQVEQLRSTMGAKFRIGDLAEIVLGLYGALPLPIEENPNKNMGRLQGSKTLVLADSPNKMTGLATLRRAIEIRDNLMGGWDKVVILGWNFSPMIGHDIEALGQGDRLEVLVIPPDLLDRLKKKGHKLKADEVRFASLQYLKLGAVTRKQGAKDESLSVEIANYVLLSPEALNLDEANRDKLQKVVNADPLALIEYWSVDPDYDGEVFRSVWQDYRGNTDNDGDPYRVGRTARLDGLPKKDGARRVCVRVVDVFGFEAEATAEVA; encoded by the coding sequence TTGAAAAGTCTGCTGGATCAGCTTCCCGCCATCGTCGCGGATGGCAAGAAGGAAGCCGAGCGCGTGATGGAGCGGGCCGAGAGCAACTATCGCCTCGGGCTGCAAACGCGCGAATTGGTTGTCCCCTCGAAGGATAGCAAGTGGCAGGATTTGTTCCGCGAGAAGCGCGGAATCGCCGGCGACGTTAACTTGGATGAGGGGAGCGCCCTGATATACGGCGACAACCTCTTGGCAATGGCCGCGCTGATTGCCGGCGGCTCTCGAAACGAGACGCTACGCAATAAGATTGACTTCATTTACATTGATCCACCGTTCGATAGTAAAGCTGACTATCGAACAAAGATAGTCCTACCGGATTCTGAAATCGAGCAAAACCCAAGCATCTTGGAGCAATTTGCATACTCTGACACTTGGGCAGACGGAACGGCGTCATATTTGCAAATGATTACGCCTCGCCTCTCTCTTATGAGGGAGCTGCTATCGGACGTTGGCAGCATATACATCCACATTGATCGCAGCGTCGGGCCCTACGTCAAGGTCATCGCCGACGAAATTTTCGGCCGCTACAACTTCGAGAACGAGATTATCTGGCGGCGCACCACGTCGAGGGGCGGCAGCGAGTATTATAACCACGTCCACGACAACATACTTTTCTACACTAAAAACGGCTGCGGGATTTGGAATCAGCAATATACTCCCTACACTGATGGTTATATCGACGGCATGTTCCGTAAGGTAGATGATAGAGGCCGGCGTTATCGTGAAAGCCCCCTTACTGCGCCGGGGCGGCGAGACGGCGATTCCGGGCGACCTTGGAAGGGTGTCGATCCCAATCAGATGGGAAAAGGCCGCCATTGGGCCGTTCCGGGTTTTCTGCGCCACCTGATTTCGGCCGAGGCGCAATGCAGCGTTCAACGGTCTCTCGATGAACTCGAAGTGCAAGGGCGGATCGTCTGGGCGAAGGACGGTGCCGGCCGCCCCAACGTCGTGCAATATGTGGACGATCTGCCGGGCGTCGAGCTTCAATCTATGTGGACGGATATCGGTCTCGAAGCCGGCCCCGAATATGACACTCGAAAGCCGGAACGGCTCATCGAGCGGCTCATAGTGTCGTCAACGAACGCGGATTCGATCGTCGCTGATTTCTTCGTCGGCTCTGGCACGACGGCCGCCGTCGCCGAGCGGCTGGGGCGTCGCTGGATTGCCAGCGATCTCGGCAAGCCTGCCTGCATGATTACGCGCAAGCGCCTGATCGACCAAGATGCCAAGCCCTTCCTCTACCAGCATATCGGCGACTATCAGGTTGAACAGCTCCGCTCGACGATGGGCGCAAAGTTCCGCATCGGCGACCTCGCTGAAATTGTCCTCGGCCTCTACGGCGCGCTGCCGCTGCCAATCGAGGAAAACCCGAACAAGAACATGGGCCGGCTTCAGGGGAGCAAGACGCTCGTCCTCGCCGACAGCCCGAACAAGATGACCGGCCTCGCCACGCTGCGCCGCGCGATCGAAATCCGCGACAACCTCATGGGCGGCTGGGACAAGGTTGTAATTCTCGGCTGGAACTTCTCGCCGATGATCGGCCACGACATCGAGGCGCTGGGGCAGGGAGACCGCCTCGAAGTGCTGGTGATCCCGCCGGACCTGCTCGACCGGCTCAAGAAGAAGGGCCACAAGCTCAAGGCCGACGAAGTGCGCTTCGCTTCGCTCCAGTATCTCAAGCTCGGCGCGGTGACGCGCAAGCAAGGAGCCAAGGACGAATCGCTGTCGGTTGAGATCGCCAACTACGTGCTGCTGTCACCGGAGGCGCTGAATCTCGATGAGGCGAACCGCGACAAGCTGCAAAAGGTAGTCAATGCCGACCCTTTGGCGCTGATCGAATACTGGAGCGTCGATCCCGACTATGACGGCGAGGTGTTCCGCTCCGTCTGGCAGGATTACCGGGGCAACACGGACAATGATGGCGATCCGTACCGCGTCGGCCGCACGGCCCGGCTAGATGGTCTGCCGAAGAAGGACGGCGCGCGCCGTGTCTGCGTCCGCGTGGTCGATGTGTTCGGCTTCGAGGCCGAAGCGACGGCCGAGGTGGCGTGA
- a CDS encoding prevent-host-death family protein (TIGRFAM: prevent-host-death family protein~KEGG: nwi:Nwi_0784 prevent-host-death protein) has protein sequence MSARDAKNGFGLLIDTARAEPVTVEKYGRSVVVLVSVEEYERLKAAHQPVPSPEHNTGPKA, from the coding sequence ATGTCGGCGCGCGATGCTAAGAACGGCTTTGGGTTACTGATCGACACGGCGCGCGCCGAGCCGGTCACGGTGGAAAAGTATGGCCGGAGTGTGGTCGTGCTCGTGTCGGTTGAAGAATACGAGCGGCTGAAGGCGGCGCATCAGCCCGTACCATCGCCCGAGCACAACACAGGGCCAAAAGCCTGA
- a CDS encoding conserved hypothetical protein (KEGG: mes:Meso_4610 hypothetical protein), with product MDMRSGNKLNRLQQELPEGLLADAAWMESHGYSSALRSQYVRAGWLDSPARRVYRRSRTPLTWQQVAVSLQTVLDLPLTVGGRTALEQHGYAHYLSTAVREVHLYGPKRPPTWLADLPLDVTFYWHNSLRLFPGGADAPPESNPVMVSAGGLTLPVRYSGKERAILELLDELPEHESFHQADALMEGLSDLSPRRLQALLEACASVKVKRLFLYFADRHRHAWRSRLDVSRVDLGSGKRVLAKGGKLDPRYNITVPSDLGGP from the coding sequence ATGGATATGCGTTCCGGCAATAAGTTAAACCGACTCCAGCAGGAACTCCCGGAAGGGCTCCTGGCCGATGCCGCCTGGATGGAGTCCCACGGCTATTCGTCGGCGCTGCGCAGCCAGTATGTTCGCGCGGGCTGGCTCGATAGCCCGGCCCGGCGCGTCTATCGCCGGTCGCGCACGCCACTCACCTGGCAGCAGGTGGCCGTCTCGCTCCAGACGGTGCTGGACCTTCCGCTGACCGTCGGCGGGCGCACCGCGCTCGAACAGCACGGTTACGCCCACTACCTTTCGACAGCCGTGCGCGAGGTTCACCTCTACGGGCCGAAGCGGCCGCCGACCTGGCTGGCGGACCTGCCACTCGACGTGACCTTTTATTGGCACAACAGCCTGCGGCTGTTTCCCGGCGGCGCCGACGCACCGCCCGAGTCAAACCCGGTCATGGTCAGCGCCGGCGGCCTGACCTTGCCTGTCCGCTATTCCGGCAAGGAGCGGGCCATTCTCGAATTGCTCGACGAACTGCCCGAGCATGAAAGTTTTCATCAGGCAGACGCCTTGATGGAGGGGCTGAGCGATCTGAGCCCACGCCGTTTGCAAGCCCTACTGGAGGCTTGCGCCAGCGTGAAGGTGAAGCGGCTTTTTCTCTACTTCGCCGACCGCCACCGCCATGCGTGGCGATCCCGGCTCGATGTATCCCGCGTCGATCTGGGTTCGGGCAAGCGCGTCCTCGCTAAAGGCGGGAAGCTCGATCCGCGCTACAACATCACCGTGCCGTCCGATCTTGGAGGTCCGTGA
- a CDS encoding Domain of unknown function DUF1814 (PFAM: Domain of unknown function DUF1814~KEGG: mes:Meso_4611 hypothetical protein) produces the protein MAFLDIYRQQVALLIRVLPFVAEERTFALKGGTAINLFVRDMPRLSVDIDLTYLPVEDRAASLAAINAAMLRIKGRIERAIPVARVNASRSADENIVTKLIVRASGVQIKIEVTPVLRGAVYDPVVMSVVPVVEDAFGFAEMQVVSFADLYAGKIVAAFDRQHPRDLFDVRSLLANEVVGEELRRAFLVYVISHNRPMAEVLAPTRKPLDEEFARGFAGMTQEPVVLADLEAAREAIIAAMVAEMPEDHRRFLSGFKRGEPDWALLGIPEARHLPAVMWKQRNLAQLPDAKRRELVDALERVLLP, from the coding sequence ATGGCCTTCCTGGACATATATCGGCAGCAGGTCGCCCTCCTCATTCGCGTCCTTCCTTTCGTGGCGGAGGAGCGGACTTTCGCGCTCAAGGGCGGCACCGCGATCAACCTGTTCGTGCGCGACATGCCGCGCCTCTCGGTGGACATCGACCTGACCTATCTGCCGGTCGAAGATCGGGCCGCATCGCTCGCGGCAATCAACGCCGCCATGCTGAGGATCAAGGGACGGATCGAGCGGGCGATCCCTGTGGCGCGCGTCAATGCTTCACGTTCCGCAGACGAGAATATCGTCACCAAGCTGATCGTCCGGGCGAGCGGCGTGCAGATCAAGATCGAGGTGACGCCAGTGCTCCGTGGTGCGGTCTATGATCCCGTTGTAATGAGCGTGGTGCCTGTTGTCGAAGACGCCTTCGGCTTCGCCGAAATGCAGGTTGTGTCATTCGCTGACCTCTACGCGGGCAAGATCGTGGCGGCCTTCGACCGCCAGCACCCGCGCGATCTCTTCGACGTGCGCAGCCTCTTGGCAAACGAGGTCGTCGGCGAGGAGTTGCGCCGGGCCTTTCTGGTCTACGTCATCAGTCACAACCGTCCGATGGCCGAAGTTCTCGCCCCGACCCGCAAGCCGCTGGACGAGGAGTTCGCGCGGGGCTTCGCCGGCATGACTCAGGAGCCTGTCGTGCTTGCGGACCTTGAGGCGGCGCGGGAGGCGATCATCGCCGCGATGGTGGCCGAAATGCCGGAAGACCACCGGCGCTTCCTTTCCGGCTTCAAACGCGGCGAACCGGATTGGGCACTTCTCGGGATACCGGAAGCCCGGCATCTGCCAGCCGTCATGTGGAAGCAGCGCAACCTCGCCCAGTTGCCCGATGCCAAACGGCGCGAGCTGGTCGATGCATTGGAGCGCGTTCTCCTTCCATGA
- a CDS encoding Conjugal transfer TraD family protein (PFAM: Conjugal transfer TraD family protein~KEGG: rpe:RPE_3257 conjugal transfer TraD family protein), with translation MRTWKVERRRRTRHLIELGGLVVKAGIVDLTDDDRAMIYGALLWMAEKLQSDERDKALALWAAKGNQALRITEHQPIK, from the coding sequence ATGCGCACCTGGAAGGTCGAGCGTCGCAGGCGGACGCGGCATCTGATCGAGCTTGGCGGCCTCGTGGTTAAGGCCGGGATCGTGGACCTGACGGACGATGATCGCGCCATGATCTACGGCGCGCTGCTCTGGATGGCTGAAAAGCTCCAAAGCGATGAGCGCGACAAGGCGCTAGCGCTGTGGGCTGCGAAGGGAAATCAGGCGTTGAGGATAACTGAGCATCAGCCCATCAAATGA
- a CDS encoding putative conjugal transfert protein, TraC (KEGG: bbt:BBta_0436 putative conjugal transfert protein, TraC), which translates to MRKPRDFDAELKSLEDKARDLKARKVQQLGELVISTGADALSAEELAGALIVLAETKDAGKREAWAKRGAAFFQGRTRRTAPASDRDVGGAQPQPSSAQPASGSAGAE; encoded by the coding sequence ATGCGCAAACCACGGGACTTCGATGCAGAACTGAAGTCGCTGGAAGACAAGGCACGGGACTTGAAGGCCCGCAAGGTGCAGCAGCTTGGCGAACTGGTCATCTCAACCGGAGCCGACGCTCTTAGCGCAGAGGAACTGGCGGGTGCGCTGATCGTGCTGGCCGAAACCAAGGACGCCGGAAAGAGGGAGGCATGGGCCAAGCGCGGGGCCGCGTTCTTTCAGGGGCGGACACGCCGAACTGCACCAGCGTCTGACCGCGACGTTGGTGGCGCTCAACCGCAACCTAGCAGCGCGCAACCGGCATCAGGGAGCGCGGGCGCGGAATGA